The DNA sequence CAAAGTGCAtgcaaaatgttttttttctactcGTGATCTTTCCGAATTATGAAGATcaacataattttttctaaataaatgcCTGTAATGCTTTCTTGCATACTTATATAATAGAGATCATTTgcaattaaaatcatatctagTAAAAAAATTGCTACTATGTATCGTTAAAATAGTAAATTTGAtagcaaatattttcaaattagtTACGAAATATTTGCTCGGACATACATGGACAGACATCCtgtttatatagtatatatatagtgtgtgtgtgtgtgtgtgtgtatatatatactatatatcatCTCACCATCAGTATTTTTGATCATTCCTTCGCAAGACAACGTTGAAAatgtattaatgataataatttttgataggaaaatatatcgatttgttagataaacgaaaataaaaattataataaagcgTAATAAAGTTTGTTAacgttaaatttgttaaaacgTAAATAGAACGTTTGTTGACGAGTCCCAAATCGAATTCTCAATCgcgtattctttttcttaagataatgtatttaaattttttaactcTTGCGTAATGTAATTCgtagttattaaaaatagtgAAAAAACAACTTTTAGCTAGTATGACTAACATTTTCGTGACATTGTAGGCGAATTAGATTTTccgatatttcattattattattattattattattattactattattattattattattattattattgttgttgttgttgttgttgttgttattattattattatcgtcattcttACATTCATATTTCCAATAATAGttggtattattttttcaaacagttgactgaaaatttttcaacattattaatatgtttatataagaTAAGACTTACTGGAAAAGAACAGACTTTGTTCCAATTACGTAAATTTCTTCAACAGTCCTTcgacttcttttcttttttttattttcattttttttataccgttCGTTAActtaaacgttaataaagataatttcacGAAGAACGACCGATCTCATTTCGGTTAttaaacttttccttttttaatgtttattcgtttatcttaataaaatatatgtcttTTCTCTATgaatttctttagaaaaatattagtacgataataacaataatccataaagataaaatattttaataaagaaattctaaTGATCGCGTTTTACTCAGATTTTGATCAACTAATTAATTAGTTACCTCACAattaatatacacacacatatatatatatatatatatatatatatatcgttttacgatcggtatttttgttatatctcATCCCGCAATCAGCAGTACAAATCaatgttgaaaatattataataataatttacctgAAAATCTCTCTTCGTAGTATTtggggaaaaaaagacaaagaaaagagaagaagaaaaaacaaaaaaaacttAACGAACTTGTCAACTTAATGATAAACAATTTCACTAATTTAGATTGATTCAGATTCGAAGACATCGATTGCTGCTAACTTAgcaatgaaataagaaaataaaaagatttcctttttttccagcCATGTTTCGAACCAAAATTACGAACTCCGGtgacaaagaataataaaacgaaaaaggacGAGAAGAATTCTCTATTGGATAATATGGAGGGAAATTCGTGCTAACGCAAACTAAATTTCTCGTCGTATAAAATGGCGAATACTCGACGGATTCCACGTAAGCTCGTCACGAAATTTTTGCTCGCGGTGATAGATGTCTgtatatttttcgaaagacTCTATCTAGTATTGTTGTTAAGTTTGGTGAATGCATATGTGCCTGCATAGGGCAAGATGAAAGGATGAATTAactgaacgaaaaaaaatatataaatcaagtaaaaaagaaagatagaaagggacGAAAGCCAAAGGTCTTTAAAAGAGTCCTATTCCTTATTGGGTCGTATATGTAGGGCTGTGCTTTTACAATGGttatttcgttcgattaatGAAATCATAGCGTGatttacttaatttttttttccttgtaatTCAATAAGTTACGTACTTAGGggacaattttttctttttctctttttttccttttttatatagtaacggtgatatatatatatatatatatcaccgttatgtgtatatatatatatatatatatatttaaagagagagagaaaacaaaaagtaaagtaaaactATACATTTAACGGACGATCTTTATCATACAAAAGAGGTCTGTCTTGAAGTAATTTATTACCTCATTAAACAGCAATtatcatctttcttcttcattcgattaaacaatgaaaaaattatttttcagaaaaatataaatatgattataaataaactttcaaaaattttttttttaatcttagtaatataaatttagaatTGTTAGCAAACGAACGGAAGCTGCCACATTTTGTGcattatagtaatatatatatatatatatatatatatatatatatatatatatatatatatatatatatgtatattcatatatatacgtacatatatattataatatatatgtatatatatttaaagtttACAACAAGAGCTACGCTTAACGTAATACTTGTGCAATATATGCAAAAGCTGCCTTATAAACCAAAATAACTTGATTGATTGTTTGAAAAGTATCATAGAGTACATTCCTAAGAAAGAATGTCATTAgcttgattaataataagtaccgAACaggtcatatttttttcttccttttatatcGAAGATTTctgatataaaatacaaaaaatataaacacacagacacaaacgaaaatattttctacttcAAACAAAAAGTCGAACCAACTCTCATAACTTGAAGTTATcgctaaaaataattaatttcatgatCAACAATTAATTACTTACAATAAAcatcaatgtatatataatacgtgcAACCATTTGCATACATcgcagatatattttattttactttttttttctttttttttcttttttttttttcctttttttcttttttgacgtTCATTTTCGAGCATATCAGACATTCAATAAGACGTCTGATTACTATTTTATGTTTCacgtcattataatatattagataatCATCTAAGTTCGTCCCCCACTAAGAGTAcaatatatgcatacgtacatatatatacatatactaatCTGTTTATAAacatgatataaatatatgtatatatgtatgcgtgtttGCGTGTACGTCTCTAATAAGGAATATACAGAAAACGCGGTatccatataaaatataatgcatacacacacatacacatatatatatatataaaatgtatatatgtatatatatataatatataatatataatatataatatatatatatataaaatgtatatatgtatatatatataatatataatatataatatataatatatatatatatatataatggacacacacacacacacacacataaattgACTAAACTTCCTGCTGTGCTATGATTAACATTTCTCTAATGGCcttaaaacaatgaaattttctgACTGTTACAAATATTGTCATATTCAACATAATTGTTGCtggaacaaaacaaaagttGTTCGCATGCAAGATCATACTAAGTTTTTAACATAGTGCCACACTGATACGCATATTATccgtagtaataataaatttgtatacacatatttacattatttacagatatttacgtacatgcatacgtgTTGTAATATTACGATAGTTAGTCACATAGATATAGAatcaaaaatttcattgataccGATTCCCTTTTTTCTGATAATtgacaaattatatattgtgtattttacttttttattaattaattaattttacaaatattaacaaaagatAGAGTTTAAacgatccattttttttttaatctattgtGGAGTTTGATacctatattaataaaaatatatgcttTATCTCACCATTCCAAGACTAATtctaaaattcttttatttcatttcatattctcttgtttcattatttaatatcacatataatgtatataatcttttatatccTTGATATAGTTTCTAGTtcatctttttaaattaatatatggttattttattattaggtatcattctctctctctctctctctctctctctctctctctctctctttctttctctctctctctctctatcactatctctctatatttctctgaataataaattataaaacaatttttaattacaaaattatatataaacgaatgcaactattttaatttttttatcgtaaatatcaatgggaatcgataaataaatcggCCAGCTATTTAGATTATGAAACTTCTACACACcaaagttaattataataatacttataacatCTTAGACGCAGCTTGATCATTGGTTCGCAAAAATGTATCATTGTTTTTTAAAACTAAACATTTAacttaatttcaatgaaatggaatattaatgtttttattttgttcgttttttgacgattttTACTCGGATCaatgaataatatacataGTTATGACTTAATAGCGTTTATGTTACCCTTTAAAACACGGAATGATGTTCCTGTCGTCATGAAAGCAAACAAATTACAATACATGacgattttatttctgttcCTGTATACGATAGATACTACACTTATAAACCTATGATCTTTGCTTTTATGcttataatgtaattttatgcTAACAACGTGcactattatagaaaaacAATCATTTATAGAACAAATGTAAAGTGAAATTAAGTATAGTATACGGAAAATAGCCCTCTCCCACACACTCATCCTCAGAGAAAGGATAGTGGATTTATGGTGAAAGGGATATGTTCcttaagttaaaaaaaaaaaaaaaaaaaaaaaaaaccatattTGTACACTATATGCAACatgtttatgtattatattaaatattgtctATAAGTAGGATATCTAATTACTATTACTGAAAAATGGAgtgaacttctttttttttctacatctgTATAAAACAAACTTATACTGGGtcacaaaatattaaaaatatttaagtgaTACTTAAGTTAAAATCAACATAAGTTAGcatacaaaatgaaaatatattcagTGATAAAAATGGCTGTTTCTCTACATGGACAATGGTATGCCTTATACATTAAACATTTTGCATATTGAACGTGCTTACATAATGGTTATTATGCAAATTACTATTGTATACAGAAGAAGTGGAATAAAACATGCTATATCTTAAGGGtcgttgattattttttatttatattactccTTTTCCACAGAAAATAATTGTTCATTCATTCTTAtagattttcttatttaaatataaattagaaagagaaactaaTGTTTAAGTTAATACTATAACCACCAATCAAGTATACTAAATCTAATGACcggaaatatttaatactcaaaacaaatttattatttttataataattaaaaaagatcataaaataaattatgtatcAGTAATTAGCTGACTTTCAGGTAAAACAATTTTCTCTCCAGGTTTAAATGCTGGCATGCCAAGATAAGGACAGCTTGCGCAACGAAAAGCATCACCTAAATAacactgtaataataaataaatgatgaaaataatttcaatgaactTATACAGAAATAACCTTTTACATGTATTAGAAAACCTTGTACAACATACATTTCCACACGATGATTTTTgaattcctttctcttctgcTTTACCATTTAACTCTTCCGCCAATCCACATGTACAATCCTTACATGCTTTTCGTTTACCCGTTGTACCACATACTaacaaaaaagtatatatatttacacataaaCCTAAAATTCGTGtacaagcaaaaaaagaaaaaaattataataatttcaacctTTTAAACTGCTGATATCAGGTTTGACAATATCATCTTCATCTAAAAGTTCATCCTCATCTATCAAGTCATCTTCAACGACATTATCTAATTTCCatatattactttctttttgtttcaaatTTAAAGCCACACTAGAACCAATCTAATATACAGACCCAATGtatcttaataaattatacattaacATATACTGCtctataatattaaactaATATTACTACATACACCTTACAAACATGCTGTAATTACCTCAAAAGATGGTTTCTGTGCTATTATCTCACATGTGTTAGgaacattttcaaatatattagataaaagTTCTGCAATTTCTTTGTCTACTTTTCTAggatttatatcatttataagaaAACCAGCTAACTTCAATCTAGATAATCTTTCCTTGAAAGTTAGCTTGTtctctaatttcttttctaatgaAAGTGACTCGTAGATTATTAGTTTACCATtttgtttcaataattttaacaattctATGAGTActtcattatcatttaaagATGATTgtttaataacgaataaaatcaCGTCAATGGAAGATCCATTATAGTTGCCTACAAAATAATGTTGGTACATTAcatgcatataatataataattacaaaaagggTTAAATATCATCTCTTGGGAAAATGttacaagaagaaagaaatacatatacagatcTGTCGACTAATGTATATTATCGAACAGAACATTGTTTAtgtaatttgttttataaatattattatacatacacttttttaattcatttaaattgaTAACTGACATTTGATCAGTCTTTCCAACAAGAATTTTAATCTTTGCAATAAAATCAGATAATCTATCGGAAGTAACCTCTTCGCCTAACAATATGAGAACTTCATCGTCacttttaataatgttagtcATCGTAAGATTTAagattttcgatttttatacgataggaaagatgaattaataaatgtcaaatataacgaaaaactgcgtagaaatattacgataagTCGTTCTAAACGAACCTAAGACAGATGAAGGAATAcagaatgtaatataaataatctcaGAAAAGAAATACTACAAAGGGAACATATGTCGACGTAACGCGCGACACGAGTGGACGAAACTAGAACTACCATCTTGATACGTCGTATACGCGCGAAGTTTAAATAATAGTTCGTATAGGTTAtagatttatcgataaataatcaaacaatgaatataattttttattctatttctatataatatgcaTTGTTTTGTATATTACAGTATAAATTGTCAGCCAGAAAGGAATATTTTGAGCAAAAATTCATCACAATATCCACAATCGTAGTACGTCATTATttctaatcttattatattacttactAGCACCATCGTTTAGAtctgatttataattaaagaacAACAATACATGTGAGCACGATagattcatatattttatataatttaacaatttcacgttaaaagatattcgttgtatgaaatataaatatttatattttgtaaatccTCCATTTATAtgaacaaattatttaaaattttgtgtatataaaatGGACATACCGAGATGGCAGTAATACTTCCACTTCCGTCAAGTTCTACGATGCAAATGCTCCTTTCAGTTCTTTCCTTAGTCTTTTTCCTCTAAAATAGCAATACTAGTGTCCCtacaaatgaaagaaacgtTATTGAGATCTTACTTTTCTGACATCAGTGTTTGGCTCCCCTGAGTTTATGATTGTAGTGGTTAGTGTGCACTGATTTGTTCCGCGAAGAATTACTTTGCATACACGTTTGTATCACGGTGCGTTGTACCGCGGATATGGTGGTAATAAAAGgtattgctctctctctctctctctttctctctctctctctctctctctgtctctctctctctttctctctctttctctttcttctctctctctttctctcaaaagtagtaataatatttatgaatacgTTGTAATATAGGTTTAAAAAACgttgaatgaaatatattaaaagataatagtctgataattaataagatattttaGAATACATTAATCATTACAACTACGCCTCCGTGTTAAATAATTCTGTTACGGTTTTACTTCATAAAGTAAACCGAATGTGATAGTTAACATTTTCATCaggttaaataaaaaagtgctAAAGTTAGCttaaaacgaatataatataaataatcaagaTTATCTCTGGAAAATATTCTCTGTAAAAAAAATGGATGTTAATAAAGTTGACGAAGATAATCAACGTAGTATCAACGATGGTGATTGGGTCTGTCCAGATTCACAGtacgtattttataataatctttttattattaaaatagttcttttctttctttctataaatatcgatattttttatattaatacatttatgtTATGAGTGTAATATACAATTGTTACTTTACTACAGGTGTGCCAATGTAAATTTTGCAAGAAGAAGCTCCTGTAATCGGTGTGGAAAAGGTATATATgcattcttattaattagaattcatttattagttttttattttaacttgaTGATATTTTGGTGAATTATTCGATACGAATAAGCATCCTCTGTCTAAATCTATATGCTATTTTACAAAAGTTTCTTCTGTACATTCtaaattttatgttaaaacataaataatgtttttatcaattttgttGGTAGTTAACTTTtctttacaattataaatacaatttataattctctactattataaataataaaagtttgtTAATATAGACAGAGGTGAAtgtacaaagaagaaaaaactggGACAAGAAATTGGTAAAGCAGCTGCAGAAAAAAGTAGAGGCTTATTTAGGTAATCTTTAAATTAAAAGCAAACGTTTAGGtcaaatacatattatattaatttaacttctatttctctttcatttctatgaactttatttatgtttatgtatattttatgttacaGTGCGGACGATTGGCAATGTAGTAAGTGTGGTAATGTGAATTGGGCTCGTAGACAACAGTGTAATATGTGTAATGCTCCTAAATTTGGAGAAATAGAAGAACGTACTGGTTATGGTGGGGGATATAACGATCGTGGTATAGttgaatataaagaaagaagagaagatgaCGACGATTACGATGAATTTGGAAGacgtaagaaaaagaggaagatagagaatCGTTCCGATGATGATTCTAAAGATTCTAGGTACAACAGTCCTTCTCATTGTAAAGccaaagaagacgaaaaagatgaaatagcTGATGAAGAAATAGAACAAGTGGAAGAAAatgtattgtatattaatatatgtttagtaagtaaatttttgtataattccTTTACAAAATGACTTCATTGTAGGATAacgatgaggaagaagaagaagaagcagagaaagaggaagaagaagaagaagatgaagaggatgatgacgatggtgatggtgatttATCTAAATATGATCTCAGTGAATGGGATGACTTAGCAGCAGTGAAAAAAAGGTAATTAGATGTAGCATAATCtctacaataaataaaattaatattttaaccaTCTAATCTTTCAGCACAAATGGAAATACTGTATCTTCAGAAGAACAACGGTCAAGGTAATGAGggtaatgtaataaaaatttttttgcatTCTTTTGTGATAGAAATAACTTCTTgcattttttaaacatttgtacttataaaaaaatcgtgtcttaaacgaataaaactcaaaattaatataaataataattataatgctctgttaatcatttctatttaacaatacgattttattactaacgaaactttcttttaattaatatattttacattatataaataaatatacatacatacacacatatattataaggATTCTAATACTTACAGAAATGGAGATGATTGGCGTGATTCAGGTACATCCAGCCACTGAGAAGTTGTGCAGAAGGACAGGTTTGACATGGGTTTTAGGGATAGAACTGGTTTTTAAAAACCACAATGAATAAGTTTTTTTGAATgctattctttttttgcacTTTCACAATTAAATTACGATTTAGGCTATAGAATAGATGTGCGTTGTTAAATAAGGATTAGTAAAGTACTGTTTTAAAAAGTAtctcaaatttaaaaatattacttttacagGCAGAAGAAAATACTTGGAGCAACAATAAGTCCGTGActaagaacatatatataatgcggCAAGTTTAGTGATCTAATGAGCACTTTTAAATAAAGtggaagataatataaaacttcTTGCAAAGGAAATCGATTGATGTAAGCTTTAAATTTGTGATCAAATTGATAGGAAGAATGAtatgaaggaaaaggaaaaaagaaaaacgtaggTTGTTCATCTGCGCAATATTGCCATTTTGCATAATAatgcaaaatttataaatcattaagCGTAGATAAAATTCTTCGCTAGTCAAAACAAGATTTATGGTTTTGATGATTCCTTCTAGATACAATTTTCATAGATAAATGACGTAAGATATGACGTTACTTTAATATAAAAGCTGAGTATGtgaatttatagaaaatttcaaagcTTTGCAAAAGCACGGAATAATTGTAATGGCTTCGAGTTTTCAATTGTGTTATTACAAACGCACTAGGTCAATGTAAACATATCACTGCTTAAATTGCTCAGCCtgcttttgtaatattttactcTTCACtgctttaaaatattttttcggtctctttcatttttctatatctatgtataaatatccGAATAAGTAACTCTATACTATGTAGTATTAAAGAAATCATTCCCTAATGAATTCGGATGTGTTCTCGCATTAtcaaaatgatagaaaagataTGTTTTCCTTAATTAATATAGATTTGAATAAGTCGAAAGCAATCGACGTAATTGAAACATAACGTGAATTTATCGCTATATCGTGGTGTATAGCGACATCAATTACAACTTTGATGCCTGCTtttaaactataaaaaaaaaatggttatTAATCAATATCATAATGACTTCttgtaaatatctttatttttcatttataataaaaatcattcgtCAACAACATAATTGTTCTTAGtcaattacttttcttataatcattacaaaCTACATAGGGTCATGATTATGCACAGAGTTGGTCACAAGGATTGGTGAGGGAGTGAAAGGAACGGGCGATACTGTAAGGATTATGTTGCAACaggtttatatatgtatacatatatgtgtatatatatacatatatatgtatgtatgtatgtatatatgtatgcatgtatgtatgtatgtatatatcgtatgtatgtacaattaTGAACTTGAATTTGTAACGTGTGTGTTAAGTATTTTCTGATAAAGGAAGGATGAATTCCGGCACCGGcgtactttttcttctcgctCGCTTATTTGTTCCTTggttattctttttcaaacgaCACTACGAACAGCGAAAGAGGAAGAATGGACTTCTGCCTtctccttttaatttttcaggCTATAGCAATATTCTTACCTACAAACCGCACATTCCAATCGTtgatataacgattattacgaaaaaTCAGATTTTACATCAGTATTTACATTATCGCGTTAACATAGTTACGCGCTGTGTGTTTCTATTTAGAAACGTTTAGAATTTACAAGTTGTCTCGGTAatctgaataaaaaaaaaaaaaagaaaagaaaagaaaagaaaaagaaaaagaagaaaaaaatcgggAAATATCTTCATACCATTGAAATAACAGATATagagacaaaaaatattaaaaacataattctatacgatttagaaataaaatcctTATCGGGtgtaacacatatatatatatatataacacagtatatatatatataacacagtatatatataaaaaaaataaaataaaataaaattgaacgagaagtCTCGCCATATGCCAGTTGTAGGCACTCtcttacaatattattacaatgctTTTTACCATCATTATTTAATGGAcgttaaaatcataataatatttatttatttatttatttttttttatttttttttatttttttttttttttgtaatcattAGCAAAACAGACTTTTACTCAGCTTAGACTTTCAAAGATTTGTCGAGTTATAAATGATGGGATTATCCTTATTTAATGAGTAACAGAGATACAAAGATCATACACAAATGATCACAGTTTCTGTTACTCCGATATACAATAATCGTGTTATTTATTTAGGCATGAAGAACTGTTGATGTGAATGAGAATTAGGTGGTGGATGTAAATTAGGATGTGGTGGACCACTACCTCTTGTTCCAGTGGCATAAAGTTGTTGTTGGAAGTTATGGAACTGTTGAGCATAATTAGGATCCGACATAGTTGGACCGCTACCCACAAATggactatttttaaaattacttgTAGTGCCACCCATACTTGGAGGTAATGGTTGAGTAGCATCAGGAGGTGGTCCCAATCCCATTGGACTACCTTTACTaccagatacatacataccagGATTTGATTGATTCGGTACCTGTGATACCATATCAGGTGGGAAGACTTTATCAGGATCCATTGAATTACCTGGAAAAACGCCTCCACCAACCATATACTGCATACGCATTACATTAGGTTGAGGCCGCATGTTACCAACTGGTCTCATAGAAGGATGTACACCAACTGAC is a window from the Vespa crabro chromosome 17, iyVesCrab1.2, whole genome shotgun sequence genome containing:
- the LOC124430173 gene encoding zinc finger Ran-binding domain-containing protein 2 isoform X3, with the protein product MDVNKVDEDNQRSINDGDWVCPDSQCANVNFARRSSCNRCGKDRGECTKKKKLGQEIGKAAAEKSRGLFSADDWQCSKCGNVNWARRQQCNMCNAPKFGEIEERTGYGGGYNDRGIVEYKERREDDDDYDEFGRRKKKRKIENRSDDDSKDSRYNSPSHCKAKEDEKDEIADEEIEQVEENDNDEEEEEEAEKEEEEEEDEEDDDDGDGDLSKYDLSEWDDLAAVKKSTNGNTVSSEEQRSR
- the LOC124430173 gene encoding zinc finger Ran-binding domain-containing protein 2 isoform X1, whose amino-acid sequence is MDVNKVDEDNQRSINDGDWVCPDSQCANVNFARRSSCNRCGKDRGECTKKKKLGQEIGKAAAEKSRGLFSADDWQCSKCGNVNWARRQQCNMCNAPKFGEIEERTGYGGGYNDRGIVEYKERREDDDDYDEFGRRKKKRKIENRSDDDSKDSRYNSPSHCKAKEDEKDEIADEEIEQVEENDNDEEEEEEAEKEEEEEEDEEDDDDGDGDLSKYDLSEWDDLAAVKKSTNGNTVSSEEQRSRNGDDWRDSGRRKYLEQQ
- the LOC124430172 gene encoding anamorsin homolog, giving the protein MTNIIKSDDEVLILLGEEVTSDRLSDFIAKIKILVGKTDQMSVINLNELKKCNYNGSSIDVILFVIKQSSLNDNEVLIELLKLLKQNGKLIIYESLSLEKKLENKLTFKERLSRLKLAGFLINDINPRKVDKEIAELLSNIFENVPNTCEIIAQKPSFEIGSSVALNLKQKESNIWKLDNVVEDDLIDEDELLDEDDIVKPDISSLKVCGTTGKRKACKDCTCGLAEELNGKAEEKGIQKSSCGNCYLGDAFRCASCPYLGMPAFKPGEKIVLPESQLITDT
- the LOC124430173 gene encoding zinc finger Ran-binding domain-containing protein 2 isoform X2 translates to MDVNKVDEDNQRSINDGDWVCPDSQCANVNFARRSSCNRCGKDRGECTKKKKLGQEIGKAAAEKSRGLFSADDWQCSKCGNVNWARRQQCNMCNAPKFGEIEERTGYGGGYNDRGIVEYKERREDDDDYDEFGRRKKKRKIENRSDDDSKDSRYNSPSHCKAKEDEKDEIADEEIEQVEENDNDEEEEEEAEKEEEEEEDEEDDDDGDGDLSKYDLSEWDDLAAVKKSTNGNTVSSEEQRSRNGDDWRDSGTSSH